AAGCGAGTTTTTTCTGCAAGTTTTCATCCGGCAGTGCAAGGAGTGCTCTGGCCTGCCCCATAGATAAGGCATTATTCACGAGCATTTCTTTAACTTCCTGCGGCAGTTCAAGAAGCCTTATATGGTTAGCTACCACAGATCTGTTTTCACCGAGCCTTTCAGCAACCTGAGTTTGTGAAAGTCCAAAGTTATCGGTGTACTCTTTGTAGGCGTTTGCCCTTTCAATTGGGTTAAGGTCGGAGCGGTGAATATTTTCAATGAGAGCCATTTCGAGCATCTGCTCATCGCTGGCTTCTTTTATTATTGAAGGGATAGTTTTGTTTCCTGCGAGTTTAGCTGCTCTCCAACGCCTCTCCCCTGCAATCAGCTGGTATCCTCTGCTCACCTTTTTTACAACAATAGGCTGTACAATCCCGTTCGCCTTGATGGAGTCCACAAGTTTTGTAAGCTCCTGTTCATCCCATTCTGTTCTGGGCTGATAAGGGTTTGGAGATATTTCACCAAGTTTCAGTTCTCTGAACTCCCCGTTTTCGCTGGCTTCCTGTTTTGCGGCCTGCTGCTGGGCAGGCGTCATAAGAGACTGAAGCCCCCTTCCGAGATGTTTTGAAGATTTCTTCTTTGCTGCTGTCTTTTTCTTTGCAGCAGACGTTTTTTTGGTTTTTGTTGATTTTGTCGTTTTAGCCATAAATTATGCTCCCTGTTTTTGTTTTTATTGCATTGTAATATGTGTAATTATTTAATCAAGAAACGTTTCACGTGAAACATAAAATTTTCAGGGTGAATGAAGAGGCAAACTGTTCCACGTGAAACACTTACTTTAGAAGTTGTTAGTTTAGTTTCACGTGGAACAGTTTGCAAACTTGACGTTTTCTGATACAATTATGTAATGAACTTAAAAAACAAACACAGAATAATGATTACCTTTGCCAGAGAGCTTTCTCCTTGGGTTAAGCTGGAGCTGGAGCAGCTCGGCTATAAAGTCCTTGAAGAGAGGAAAAGCGGGGTTGAGATAGAAGGCAATATTGAAGACGCTATGCTGCTGAACCTCAAGCTTCGCTGCGCATACTGCGTTATGATGCTCTTGAGTGAATTTGAATGCGATGATGAGAGCAAATTCTACAAGGAAGTACGGAAGATATGGTGGGAAAGGATTATACCTCCAGAGGAGTATCTTTCTGTAAACAGCAGGGCGGATGATAAGGTAGTAAACAATACGATGTTCGTCAACCAGCTTGCAAAGGATGCAATAGTTGACCGAATTAAAACAAAAACCGGCAGAAGACCTGATTCAGGCCCCGAAAAGGGCGGTGTGGTGGTGAATATTTACTGGTACAACGGGAAATGCTATGTTTATCTCAACACCACAGGAAGAAAACTCTCCGACAGAGGCTACAGAAAAATACCATATAAGGCCCCTGTGCAGGAATCTCTTGCTGCCGCAGTGCTTTATGCTTCCGGATACGACGGTTCCCAAGAATTGATTCTACCAATGTGCGGCAGCGGCACATTCGCAATAGAAGCTGCCTTAATCGCTCAGGGCAGAGCCCCAGGGCTGCTTAGAAGCAACTACTCTTTTATGCATTTCAATAAATTTGACAGCGAGCTTTGGCAGCAAATGAGAAAAGAAGAACGAAAAAATGCAGAGAAGAAGAACAAGCCAAATATAAAGGCGAGCGATATAGACCCTGAAGCCGTTAAAGCCGCAGAAAAAAATGCCAAAACCGCAGGTGCAGATCAGCTAATAGATTTCAGTGTATGCGATTTTGCTAAAAAAACACCGGAATCTGATGGTGCAATTATTCTTATGAATCCAGAATATGGCATGAGAATGGGCGAAAAAAGCAAATTAGAATCTGTATATAAAAGAATTGGTGATTATCTTAAACAATCTTGTCCGGGCTGTACTGGCTGCATATTTACCGGCAATCTTGAACTTGCCAAAAAAATTGGCTTGAGAACTTCGCGCAGGATAGTATTTTATAATGCAGATGTTGAATGCAGACTGCTCAAATACGAGCTCTTTTCCGGTTCTATGCATGAAAGAGAAAAAGCTAAGCTAAATGCAGGACAAGAAGAAAAATAAACCAACAACACCACGGCATGAAATTGCCCTTTTTATAATTCTTTTGACAGCCCTTTTATCTGCCTGGGCGATGTCTCGGCATAAGGTTCAAACAACGCTCTCCGATACGTTTCAAATACCTGCAACCGGCTTCAAAGTTCGACTGCCTGAGGGCAAGCTCTGGAAGACTAAGACAGAGCAATGGGAATTCGACTACGAGTCCAACTATTTTTTCTCAGGTGCTGTTCAAACAGATGCCTCGG
This window of the Sedimentisphaera salicampi genome carries:
- a CDS encoding THUMP domain-containing class I SAM-dependent RNA methyltransferase; translation: MNLKNKHRIMITFARELSPWVKLELEQLGYKVLEERKSGVEIEGNIEDAMLLNLKLRCAYCVMMLLSEFECDDESKFYKEVRKIWWERIIPPEEYLSVNSRADDKVVNNTMFVNQLAKDAIVDRIKTKTGRRPDSGPEKGGVVVNIYWYNGKCYVYLNTTGRKLSDRGYRKIPYKAPVQESLAAAVLYASGYDGSQELILPMCGSGTFAIEAALIAQGRAPGLLRSNYSFMHFNKFDSELWQQMRKEERKNAEKKNKPNIKASDIDPEAVKAAEKNAKTAGADQLIDFSVCDFAKKTPESDGAIILMNPEYGMRMGEKSKLESVYKRIGDYLKQSCPGCTGCIFTGNLELAKKIGLRTSRRIVFYNADVECRLLKYELFSGSMHEREKAKLNAGQEEK
- a CDS encoding ParB/RepB/Spo0J family partition protein, whose product is MAKTTKSTKTKKTSAAKKKTAAKKKSSKHLGRGLQSLMTPAQQQAAKQEASENGEFRELKLGEISPNPYQPRTEWDEQELTKLVDSIKANGIVQPIVVKKVSRGYQLIAGERRWRAAKLAGNKTIPSIIKEASDEQMLEMALIENIHRSDLNPIERANAYKEYTDNFGLSQTQVAERLGENRSVVANHIRLLELPQEVKEMLVNNALSMGQARALLALPDENLQKKLAYRAMTGRLTVREVERLVKKQIDSLENPEQSSENIEDAKSAHIADLESRIRESLGTKVKIKTNKTGKKGSITIDFYSLEEFDRLTNIFGVNLKDQ